GGTGGACATTGACCAAAGATGGGACTCAATGACCTTGGAGATGTTTTCCAGCCTCAAGGACTGGATTTTATGATTCCAGGAATGAACAGGAGGGAGGAGCTGAGCTAAACCAGGGTGTAAAATAAAACCCTTTTGGCTTTTCAGCTGTCAGCTGACCACATCCCACCCCTCACATGTTCATCAAAGTCATCACCTCCAGAGACCCCCGTGCACCCCCAGAGAACAACTGAACCCTTTTGTGCGTAAATTTTGGCTGCTCATCCAACCCTCCATTTCACAACCCAAATTAATTAAACAATTACCTCCCAATTACCATAAAACCCCATAATTGCTGCTCACAGAGCCAGCTTGAGGAAACTTAGAGACGTAGAGGATGGGACTGAAACGTCCCTGCAGAGAAAGGAAATCCCAACAAAATGATGATGATGCAAGAGGATTTTAATAGGGTACACTACAAATGACACCAAAGAGACACTCCTTCCTTCAGCCCACTGCCCGAGAAGAATCCACCTTCCACCCATTCTTCTTCTCCTGTCAGGGCTGCACTGACAAGCTCCATGCCAGGCCTTTCAAgctgttctgtttttcttctctgggcACAATGGAAAGAAGGAGCTGATGCTGAAGGGTGATTAACAGAGGCTGTTGTTAATTAAAGACaaaagggaaatgcagggaAGAGGTGTGGGCCCAGTTCCCAGAGGTCCTAAGCCAGGGTGGCTCCTGTTGATGTTTTTTTGCCATCTCCAAAAGCCGGTCCCAGCTGCAGGTCTGGATCGTGGGGTTCCGTCTcagcctcagtttcccaggCGGGAtccatggctgctgctgctgtagaaCTTCTTGAGGTAGCAGCCCCCCGAGGAGGAGCCCCCACATCCAGAGGAGCCCAACTTCCCTGAAGAGCTCCCACATCCATAGGAGCCCCCAGATCCGTAGGAGCCCCCAGAGCTATAGGAGCCCCCAGATCCATAGGAACCCCCAGATCCATAGGAACCCCCAGATCCATAGGAGCCCCCAGATCCATAGGAGCCCCCAATTCTGGACAGGCCACCAGAGTAGCCTCCCATCCCTGAGCCGTAGGAGGAACCACCGGAGGGCTGGGGCATGGACGATGCCACGATGCTTTCCTGGGGGCAGGAGCTCAGGATGGGGCCGGGGAAGGTGATCCACACGGGTGGGGCGTAGACCAGGGCCGTGGAGTCCCCACAGGAGGCCACGCAGGGGCCGAGGCCTCTGCTGTAGGCACAGGGCTCGGGACAGGCCACCTCGCAGCCGGGCAGGCACCGGGAGCTGATGCAGTTCATGGTTctcagggatggaggaggagctgggggaaaGAAGATGGAGTCAGGGAATGTCATGGACAGTAAACGAGGTTTGTCCTTCTTGCTCATGGAACTCCAGGATCCCcgaggttggaaaagagctccaagaGCATCGAGTCCAAGCTGTTCCCAACCCCCACCTGGTCACCCAGGCCAGTGTCCAGAaattccttggacacctccaggagTGGCCTCTCCAAATGTCCCTGAGCCCCTTCCAAGGcgttttcccttttccaggagggatttccccaaatttcccaccctgagcctcccctAGTATATCTCgaggccattccctcttgtcctgttccATTCCCTGGAATCAGATGCCAAATGTCCCCTGGAGaagcccaaaattccccctggatctcccttttctccaggttgagctgccccagctccctcaggatttTCCAGATCCTTCTCCAGCCCTCCAATGACCTTCCTGAGTTGGGGGACCCAGAACTGGCCATGGGATTGAGGTGCAGCATCACCTCCTCCCTCAAATCCTCCTGTCCTGGGGCACCATTTCTCCCTCCCCTGTAGAAGACACCTAGGATTTGGCTTTTTCAGTAAATTTAAGCTTTAAATTTGTGCCTCAAGCTTTGAAAAGCCAcaagaaaaattcaaataacTCCTAAAATTCTATCGTTAAATATCAGATTGATTTCTTCCAGTGACTGCAGTGAGACTCCAGCAAAAAGCAGGATTTCACTGCTGCATATCCCAGCtaaaatcctccaaaatcaaGGAATGAGTCCTTCTTTAAAACTATCACTACAGAGAATGAGAGAGAGCAAAGATCATCTTGAATCCAACTCACCTGGAATAGCAGGAGAAGTCAGGAGAAGTCAGGAGATGGTTTGAGGAGACTCCTGAGAGGTCCCTGCTTTTATACCTCTTCGGAGGCCACTCCTGGGGTATGAAACATCCCATAAAATCTCTCAGCCTTaccaaattctgatttttttcctctatgtGACTCCTCTAACGCCTGTAATTATTTTCATAGTTCCCAATTATTAAATCAACCCTCGACATATACAATCTGACTCTCATATCATAAATTTGGCTTTTTCATTGTGTGAGAATTTTACAGCCCCGGTTCCTGTGCAATATCCCGGGGATGACTGCATTTACAATGGAACCTGACCCCTGcctgttatttttcattaatgatTTAAGTGAGGCCTGGGCAAGATCAACCCTGCAAGTTTGCACTAAGGAACGGCTTGGGTTGATGATCAGATAATTTTGAAGGTCAAACCCATTTTGAgggaagagcttcaggaggaatttcctcatggaaagggcTTTGGAGGGGCTGACATTGGGGGTTTGGAGtacccatccctggaggtgtctgAGGAACAACTGGACATTGGTCTGGGTGACCAGGTGGTGATGTCTCCAATGTTGGACTCAACGaccttggagggcttttccaaccaaGATTCCAAGTTTGGGATCCACCTTGGAGCACAAAGGCTTGGTGACCTTGGGCTGCACCCTTGGAGTGGCGCTGGTGACATCCTGGTGACAACGctgagctcagcatccccaaaATGAGTTTTGATTAAAATTACTCAGAGGTTTCAGGGCTTAGAGGACTTTGCGTGTCACTTCAATGTCTTTGAAAGGAGTTTTGCTGTCTCATCCC
The window above is part of the Ammospiza caudacuta isolate bAmmCau1 chromosome 30, bAmmCau1.pri, whole genome shotgun sequence genome. Proteins encoded here:
- the LOC131569495 gene encoding scale keratin-like translates to MNCISSRCLPGCEVACPEPCAYSRGLGPCVASCGDSTALVYAPPVWITFPGPILSSCPQESIVASSMPQPSGGSSYGSGMGGYSGGLSRIGGSYGSGGSYGSGGSYGSGGSYGSGGSYSSGGSYGSGGSYGCGSSSGKLGSSGCGGSSSGGCYLKKFYSSSSHGSRLGN